From the genome of Methanomicrobia archaeon, one region includes:
- a CDS encoding CDP-alcohol phosphatidyltransferase family protein yields the protein MALDSLLRGVVDKLGFIRAAVQLLVARGVSPNLLSLLSLLCAALAGIAFAISSGGSSSITFWLVLAAVFVTLNAVLDGLDGLVAREMGNASSKGDFLDHVIDRYADLLMIGGIVFGNYAPWQIGLLALVGVLLASYMGTQAQAVGIGRMYGGVLGRADRIALILGATVLTVLYPLPLPSAGPVSFPLLGWALVIFAVLGHATAVQRFVNTWRQL from the coding sequence ATGGCACTTGATTCGCTCCTGCGGGGCGTGGTTGATAAGCTGGGATTCATACGAGCGGCGGTGCAATTGCTCGTGGCACGCGGGGTCTCACCAAACCTGCTCTCCCTCCTCTCACTCCTGTGCGCCGCACTGGCAGGCATAGCGTTCGCCATCTCCAGCGGCGGCAGCAGCTCCATTACCTTTTGGCTCGTCCTCGCCGCGGTCTTTGTCACGCTCAACGCGGTTCTTGACGGGCTCGACGGGCTGGTTGCACGGGAGATGGGCAACGCGAGCAGCAAGGGTGATTTCCTCGATCACGTGATCGACCGCTATGCGGACCTGTTGATGATCGGCGGGATCGTCTTCGGCAACTATGCACCCTGGCAGATAGGCCTTCTGGCGCTCGTTGGCGTTCTGCTCGCTTCGTATATGGGCACCCAGGCACAGGCCGTGGGGATCGGCCGTATGTACGGCGGGGTGCTCGGGCGAGCGGACCGAATCGCGCTTATTCTAGGCGCGACGGTACTAACGGTGCTCTATCCCCTTCCGCTGCCGTCTGCGGGCCCCGTAAGCTTCCCCTTACTCGGGTGGGCACTCGTCATCTTCGCAGTGCTCGGGCACGCGACCGCAGTTCAGCGATTCGTGAACACCTGGCGGCAGCTTTGA
- the purE gene encoding 5-(carboxyamino)imidazole ribonucleotide mutase: MRKVAIVMGSKSDQAVADTAIAVLEEHRIPYEVQILSAHRNPEELDRYVTANESSVAVFIAIAGLSAALPGVLAAKTAKPVIGVPVSGTLLGLDALLSMVQMPPGVPVAVVGVDNGKNAALLALRILNL, encoded by the coding sequence ATGCGAAAAGTAGCGATCGTTATGGGCTCGAAGAGCGATCAGGCAGTGGCGGATACCGCGATAGCGGTACTGGAGGAGCACCGGATTCCGTATGAGGTGCAGATCCTCTCCGCGCATCGTAACCCCGAGGAGCTGGATCGGTACGTAACGGCGAATGAAAGCTCGGTTGCGGTCTTCATCGCGATTGCGGGCCTATCAGCAGCGTTACCGGGTGTGCTCGCCGCGAAGACCGCAAAGCCGGTCATCGGCGTTCCGGTGAGCGGTACGTTGCTGGGCCTGGATGCGCTGCTCTCCATGGTGCAAATGCCGCCGGGCGTACCGGTCGCCGTGGTGGGTGTAGACAACGGTAAAAACGCTGCCTTGCTTGCACTCAGGATCCTGAATCTGTAG
- a CDS encoding transcriptional regulator, with protein MKEELIVRVLEILQEAGFIVSQRCEARSFDLAARRNELTLLAKIMRNIDGLNEEVARSIKRVAFYLLASPLVIGERSGASFLEDDVVYHRYGIPAVNPHTLHNYVVDGVEPYVFSATGGVYVTIDGHAMKAAREEKELSFGELATKLGVSKRSISKYEEGSMGTTIELALKLEELLDTILIAPLEFLKPEREEPSAAVLTEEPEESVSCLERRILDMMEELGFAIFTTAYAPFRAVSFPESSAKAREESEKILTGISDYSEQMLRRARILSSLSHVMQTRSVFVVNGRSKYVQIDNTVLIGKDELEHIRDQDEFTSVLDERTRIKCILRS; from the coding sequence ATGAAGGAGGAATTGATCGTACGGGTACTGGAAATCTTGCAAGAAGCGGGTTTTATCGTCTCACAGCGCTGCGAAGCGAGAAGTTTCGATCTCGCGGCACGGCGGAACGAGCTCACGCTGCTGGCCAAGATTATGCGCAACATCGATGGGCTCAATGAGGAGGTCGCGCGGAGCATCAAGCGTGTGGCCTTCTATCTCCTTGCGTCGCCGCTCGTCATTGGTGAGCGGAGCGGTGCCTCCTTCCTGGAGGACGATGTGGTCTATCATCGCTATGGTATTCCAGCAGTGAACCCGCATACACTCCACAATTACGTTGTTGACGGCGTTGAGCCCTACGTGTTCTCTGCTACCGGTGGCGTCTACGTCACCATCGATGGGCACGCGATGAAAGCGGCACGCGAGGAGAAAGAGCTATCGTTCGGCGAGCTCGCCACGAAATTGGGTGTCTCGAAGCGGAGCATCAGCAAGTACGAAGAAGGGAGCATGGGGACGACGATAGAACTCGCGCTGAAGCTCGAAGAGCTCCTGGATACGATCCTCATTGCGCCGCTCGAGTTCCTCAAACCTGAGCGTGAGGAGCCGTCTGCAGCGGTCTTGACGGAAGAGCCAGAAGAATCCGTTTCGTGCCTCGAGCGGCGGATCCTCGACATGATGGAAGAGCTCGGATTCGCGATCTTCACGACCGCTTATGCCCCGTTTCGCGCTGTTTCATTCCCGGAATCGTCTGCAAAGGCGCGCGAAGAGTCTGAGAAGATCCTCACGGGGATCAGTGACTACTCGGAGCAGATGCTCAGGCGAGCGCGTATCCTGAGCAGCTTATCACACGTGATGCAGACCCGGTCGGTATTCGTGGTGAACGGGCGAAGCAAGTACGTCCAGATCGATAATACGGTCCTGATCGGTAAAGACGAGCTGGAGCATATCCGGGATCAGGACGAGTTCACGAGCGTGCTGGACGAGCGTACGAGGATCAAATGCATTCTGCGCAGTTAG
- the proC gene encoding pyrroline-5-carboxylate reductase: MTGASVRGKKIGIIGVGNIGASILRGLLAADEHVSEPVFISDVRSERLESFTGEFKPRVLVCASNSEVAERSDVILLAVKPQDVRAVLEGLAPVMGNDNLLISVAAGVSTQTIERVLGAGKRVIRVMPNIGALIGESVTALSKGTYADDTDEAVAKALLGAIGAVYTVKERDIDIVTGLSGSGIAFFAAVIDAMAAGGVCEGLPRELALAIAAQTAQGAARMVLAGTTPVALQEMTASPGGTTMRGLYAMETRNVKAAMMHAVSAATKRARELSTSIE; encoded by the coding sequence ATGACCGGGGCAAGCGTGAGGGGGAAGAAGATCGGTATTATCGGCGTTGGTAACATAGGTGCCTCTATTCTCAGGGGATTGCTCGCTGCCGACGAGCACGTGAGCGAACCGGTGTTCATCAGTGACGTGCGCAGCGAGCGGCTCGAATCATTCACCGGCGAATTCAAACCGCGCGTTCTCGTGTGCGCGAGTAACTCCGAGGTAGCTGAGCGTTCTGACGTGATCCTTTTGGCCGTAAAGCCCCAGGACGTGCGTGCAGTACTCGAAGGGCTCGCACCGGTGATGGGTAATGATAACCTGCTCATTTCCGTTGCGGCCGGCGTCTCGACGCAGACGATCGAGCGGGTGCTGGGTGCGGGGAAGCGGGTGATTCGCGTGATGCCGAATATCGGTGCGCTTATCGGAGAATCTGTAACGGCGCTCTCAAAAGGCACCTACGCCGACGACACGGATGAAGCAGTGGCGAAAGCGTTATTGGGCGCAATTGGTGCTGTATATACCGTAAAGGAGCGTGATATCGATATAGTTACCGGCTTGAGTGGCAGTGGCATTGCGTTCTTCGCTGCGGTGATCGACGCGATGGCCGCAGGCGGTGTCTGTGAAGGCTTGCCACGCGAGCTCGCACTCGCTATTGCCGCTCAGACCGCGCAAGGCGCGGCGAGGATGGTGCTCGCGGGAACCACGCCCGTAGCGTTACAGGAGATGACCGCGTCGCCCGGGGGGACGACCATGCGCGGGCTCTATGCGATGGAGACGCGGAACGTAAAGGCCGCGATGATGCATGCGGTGAGCGCGGCAACGAAACGGGCACGGGAACTCTCTACCAGTATCGAATAA
- a CDS encoding LSM domain-containing protein, with amino-acid sequence MFPNKKVQSLVGRKIHVEMKGEQCVLEGVLTSVDDYLNLHLSGANEILAGEKKRLLGSVILRGNNVVLINPLKE; translated from the coding sequence ATGTTTCCGAACAAAAAAGTTCAGAGTCTCGTGGGGAGAAAGATCCACGTGGAGATGAAGGGTGAGCAGTGCGTGCTGGAGGGCGTGCTCACATCGGTGGACGACTATTTGAATCTGCATCTGAGTGGCGCGAACGAGATACTGGCGGGCGAGAAGAAGCGATTGCTCGGCTCTGTTATTCTCCGTGGCAATAATGTTGTGCTTATCAATCCGCTCAAGGAATGA
- a CDS encoding CDP-2,3-bis-(O-geranylgeranyl)-sn-glycerol synthase: protein MSTLLLTVVVALWLMLPAYVTNASAAFFGGKTPIDQGRYWGKHRVLGDGKTYEGLVTGFACGFLIGLVQQLLQSRTQLQLPDFGSFPLFLVTLACLCAGAMLGDLLGSFAKRRAGVERGAPLPLLDQLDFVGGAWLLLLLFARPWFIAAFSGEVVLTVIMLTPLLHLATNYAGFKIGKKKVPW, encoded by the coding sequence ATGAGCACGCTTCTTCTCACGGTCGTCGTGGCGCTCTGGCTGATGCTGCCGGCGTACGTAACGAACGCGAGCGCAGCGTTTTTCGGCGGGAAAACACCGATCGACCAGGGACGCTACTGGGGCAAGCACCGGGTACTGGGTGACGGGAAGACGTACGAAGGGCTCGTCACGGGCTTCGCCTGTGGCTTCCTCATCGGTCTGGTGCAACAGCTGTTACAGAGCCGCACGCAGCTGCAACTCCCTGATTTCGGTAGCTTCCCGCTGTTCCTCGTTACGCTCGCATGCCTATGCGCGGGCGCGATGCTCGGCGACCTGCTGGGCAGTTTTGCGAAACGCCGCGCTGGCGTGGAACGAGGCGCACCGTTACCCCTGCTGGATCAGCTTGATTTCGTCGGTGGCGCCTGGCTGCTGCTGCTGCTCTTCGCTCGCCCGTGGTTTATCGCCGCCTTCTCAGGGGAGGTTGTCCTGACCGTGATCATGCTGACGCCGTTGCTGCACCTGGCGACCAATTACGCCGGATTCAAGATAGGGAAGAAGAAAGTCCCGTGGTGA
- a CDS encoding methanogenesis marker 15 protein encodes MRKTGGEEGIRIAQISCGTIYGNVQPEIEKAAKAVGAELFVPEVDLDYVNRKVEEFGYDMKKSLGLSVALARGFAVAEGLSDADAIFLAGCHKCPRGAVIRTEIRKIIQAQTNLPIVMYPFSERTKAGELLTRMEALVTIVRRRWILERTVQEGLTAGIDSGSTTTKAAIMQDNEVLSATWSPSRDVVATAEKVFAEALDSAGLKQTDIEALGTTGYGRHPLGEHFKADLVQEELTVNSKAAMYLAGIEKGEAMIIDIGGMDNKIITANDGIPDNFTMGGICAGASGRFLEMVARRLGVDVVEMGKLALEGDPTKVKTDSYCIVFGIQDLVAALSRGARREDVAAAACYSVVEQVKEQLLQEIDLRQPAIEVGGTALVEGVPKAMNDVLGFEVIVPRYPQYIGAVGGALLASSFR; translated from the coding sequence ATGAGGAAGACAGGAGGGGAGGAAGGAATACGGATCGCGCAGATCTCATGTGGCACCATCTATGGCAACGTCCAGCCAGAGATCGAGAAGGCTGCGAAGGCCGTGGGTGCGGAGCTCTTTGTGCCTGAGGTTGATCTGGATTACGTTAACCGGAAGGTGGAAGAATTTGGGTATGACATGAAGAAGAGCCTGGGCTTGAGTGTTGCGTTGGCTCGCGGCTTTGCGGTTGCCGAAGGTTTGAGCGATGCGGACGCGATCTTTCTCGCTGGCTGTCATAAATGTCCACGTGGCGCGGTAATACGGACGGAGATCAGGAAGATCATCCAGGCGCAGACGAATTTGCCGATTGTCATGTACCCGTTCTCGGAACGGACGAAGGCTGGTGAACTGTTGACGCGTATGGAGGCGCTGGTGACGATCGTGCGGCGACGCTGGATCCTGGAGCGGACGGTGCAGGAGGGGTTGACCGCGGGCATCGATTCCGGCTCCACAACCACCAAAGCGGCGATCATGCAGGATAACGAGGTGCTGAGCGCGACCTGGTCGCCCTCGCGTGACGTGGTAGCGACGGCCGAGAAGGTCTTTGCCGAGGCACTGGACAGTGCCGGCCTGAAGCAGACAGACATCGAAGCGCTGGGAACAACGGGCTACGGCCGGCATCCGCTCGGCGAGCATTTCAAGGCTGATCTGGTTCAGGAAGAGCTCACGGTGAATTCGAAGGCCGCGATGTATCTCGCGGGCATCGAGAAAGGCGAGGCAATGATCATTGACATCGGCGGTATGGACAACAAGATCATCACGGCGAACGACGGCATTCCTGATAACTTCACGATGGGCGGTATCTGTGCGGGTGCTTCGGGGCGCTTCCTGGAGATGGTTGCACGACGTCTGGGCGTTGATGTGGTCGAGATGGGCAAGCTGGCGCTGGAAGGCGATCCCACGAAGGTGAAGACTGACAGTTACTGCATCGTCTTCGGCATTCAAGATCTGGTCGCGGCGTTATCGCGCGGTGCACGCCGTGAAGATGTCGCCGCGGCGGCGTGTTATTCGGTCGTCGAGCAGGTAAAAGAGCAGCTGTTGCAGGAGATCGATCTCAGACAGCCCGCTATCGAGGTCGGCGGGACTGCGCTGGTGGAGGGCGTGCCGAAAGCGATGAATGATGTGCTGGGCTTCGAAGTGATCGTGCCGCGGTATCCGCAGTACATTGGTGCCGTAGGTGGCGCGCTGCTCGCGTCCTCGTTTAGATAG
- the tsaA gene encoding tRNA (N6-threonylcarbamoyladenosine(37)-N6)-methyltransferase TrmO yields MLRFIGIVEQAQETGIAQIRIYDEFREGLAGLDTFSHIIVLYWFHLRDTDGDRSVRKVIPMGRAGAPLVGVFTSRSPSRPNPIALCVVELVRMEGNQLSVRGLDAREGSPIIDIKPYIPDIDAVPDASVPPWARHGPDS; encoded by the coding sequence ATGCTGCGATTCATCGGTATTGTGGAGCAGGCGCAAGAAACGGGCATAGCTCAAATCCGGATTTACGATGAGTTTCGAGAGGGCTTGGCCGGTTTGGACACCTTCTCGCATATCATTGTCCTTTACTGGTTCCATCTGCGCGATACCGATGGCGACCGGAGCGTGCGTAAGGTGATCCCGATGGGACGCGCGGGCGCGCCGCTCGTCGGCGTTTTCACGTCCCGAAGCCCGAGCAGGCCGAATCCGATCGCGCTCTGCGTCGTGGAGCTGGTACGTATGGAAGGGAACCAGTTATCAGTGCGGGGGCTCGACGCGCGCGAAGGCTCGCCCATCATCGATATCAAACCGTATATACCGGACATCGACGCGGTACCTGACGCTTCTGTGCCCCCCTGGGCTCGCCACGGCCCGGATTCCTGA